One Rhodoluna sp. KAS3 DNA window includes the following coding sequences:
- a CDS encoding DNA polymerase III subunit alpha gives MERFTHLNVASAFSGHYGVTRPEQLAEAAVSLGFDALAITDRDGLYGAVKHIGACLKVGLSPIVGVNLLVFDDSGADLARCIILCHGHTQGAGWSQLCQIVSGAHSGRIFGSSKKSIGIKRSQLSKLIGDQANCTVLITPDSDVGREAIAGNRIRAKQALDAWKQLFRAPGSLGLEIASHITEPGTEYSVDQNRRLLQLADALSVPTVLTNSVRYLDPDGALTADILDSARHLEPLGYFRPQPNAQAWLKPGGLMHALALEITQDQARAGQLIETTNKLAERCRLDPVADCSWGKPKTPEKSALGIDGSPFEVLWQKAHAGISRYYPTASQAELQQIQHRLGQELITINKLGFATYFLTVADVAQMIRDMNIRSQARGSGAGSLTNYLLGISGVDPIEHDLLFERFLSTERSSLPDIDIDVESARRHDIYRAVFKRYGSNRVTLLSMQSKYQGRGAMRDSGLALGLNDDQIDEIAKSMWRFSARNFRGALATKPELAKFAEEVEQDRQMNLLVDITERLDRLPRHISMHPCGVILGDLNLLQVTPIEPSGMGLPMSQFDKDDMDPMGLLKLDILGVRMQSAMAYAVREIERVRGQKLDLDAIPRDDPDTFKLIRTTNTLGIFQIESPGQRELTGKHQPTEFNDLTIQISLFRPGPMKGNMIAPYLDGRHGFAKADFIHSDLEPILRETWGVVIFHEHVIRILSKMTGCSLAKGDEMRRSLENPRLKPEIEKFFRSESANRGYSQPVIERVWSIIEGFSSFGFCKAHGAAFAVPTYQSAWLKTHHPTEFMAGLFTHDPGMYPKRLLLSEARRLGVKLLPVDVNKSTDEYLVEEDGIRMAIHEIQGISEAEVKRILEHRPYTDIGDFYLRARPSRRTLENLALIGALDSLAKTESGSNRGDILARVRQLNAIKNRPLPESQQPTLDFNLIEQLPQGNPNPSSAEQVASELSILKLDVTEHVLELYRPMLDEMGVVRADELVELRSKTEVLVAGVRVATQTPPMKSGKRVVFVTLDDGSGCSDSTFFDEAQKRCSHILFNTRLIVIAGQTRRTGVRGVSIMAENAWDIRELWNQWLAKQAAS, from the coding sequence GCTTGTCTAAAAGTTGGGCTATCCCCGATAGTTGGGGTAAATCTACTGGTCTTCGATGATTCAGGCGCAGACCTAGCTCGCTGCATAATTTTGTGCCACGGCCACACCCAAGGCGCCGGCTGGTCTCAGCTATGTCAAATAGTTTCAGGCGCCCACTCGGGCCGCATCTTTGGCAGCAGCAAAAAGAGCATCGGAATCAAACGCAGCCAACTGTCAAAGTTGATCGGCGACCAGGCTAATTGCACGGTACTAATCACCCCAGACAGCGATGTAGGCAGAGAGGCTATTGCCGGAAACCGCATCCGGGCCAAGCAAGCGCTGGATGCCTGGAAGCAACTGTTTCGAGCACCGGGTTCTCTTGGGCTAGAGATCGCCAGCCACATCACTGAACCTGGTACCGAATACTCAGTAGACCAGAACCGCCGGCTACTGCAGCTTGCCGACGCACTATCGGTGCCTACGGTACTAACCAATTCGGTCAGATACCTCGACCCAGATGGTGCCCTGACTGCAGACATTCTGGATTCCGCGAGGCATTTGGAACCATTGGGTTACTTTAGGCCTCAACCCAACGCCCAGGCTTGGCTAAAACCCGGCGGGCTGATGCATGCGCTTGCTTTAGAAATAACTCAGGACCAAGCACGAGCCGGGCAACTGATTGAAACCACCAACAAATTGGCTGAACGATGCCGGCTTGATCCGGTAGCTGATTGCAGCTGGGGAAAGCCCAAAACTCCAGAGAAATCTGCCTTAGGAATAGACGGCAGCCCATTTGAGGTGCTTTGGCAAAAAGCACATGCCGGAATATCGCGCTACTACCCCACCGCGAGCCAAGCTGAGCTTCAGCAAATTCAGCATCGACTCGGGCAAGAGTTGATCACAATCAACAAACTGGGTTTTGCGACCTACTTTCTGACAGTCGCTGATGTTGCCCAGATGATTCGCGACATGAACATCCGCAGTCAAGCTAGAGGTTCGGGAGCTGGCTCGCTAACCAATTACCTACTAGGCATAAGTGGCGTAGATCCAATCGAACACGACTTACTGTTTGAACGCTTTCTCAGCACCGAAAGATCATCTCTGCCAGACATCGACATCGATGTAGAGTCAGCTCGAAGACACGACATCTATCGAGCAGTTTTCAAACGCTACGGCTCTAATCGCGTGACTCTGCTATCGATGCAAAGCAAATACCAAGGGCGCGGTGCAATGCGCGACTCTGGCCTGGCACTGGGGCTCAATGATGACCAAATTGATGAAATCGCCAAGAGCATGTGGCGTTTCAGCGCCAGAAATTTTAGAGGCGCACTGGCTACTAAACCAGAGCTAGCAAAATTTGCTGAAGAGGTAGAACAAGATCGGCAAATGAACCTGCTGGTAGACATAACCGAAAGGCTAGACCGGCTACCGAGGCACATATCGATGCACCCGTGCGGGGTAATCCTCGGAGACCTCAATCTGTTGCAGGTTACGCCGATCGAGCCGAGTGGCATGGGTCTACCAATGAGTCAGTTCGACAAAGACGACATGGACCCTATGGGTCTACTAAAACTCGACATCCTTGGCGTGCGCATGCAAAGCGCAATGGCCTATGCCGTTCGTGAGATAGAACGGGTTAGGGGCCAAAAGCTTGATCTAGATGCCATCCCTCGAGACGATCCGGATACTTTCAAACTAATCAGAACTACCAACACCCTAGGGATCTTCCAGATTGAAAGCCCCGGCCAGAGGGAACTAACCGGAAAACATCAACCAACCGAGTTCAACGACCTAACTATTCAGATTTCTCTCTTTAGACCAGGGCCGATGAAGGGCAATATGATTGCGCCCTATCTTGATGGCAGACATGGCTTTGCTAAGGCCGACTTCATTCACTCGGATCTAGAGCCGATCTTGCGAGAGACCTGGGGTGTGGTGATATTCCACGAGCACGTAATTCGAATCCTGAGCAAGATGACTGGGTGCAGTCTGGCCAAAGGCGATGAGATGAGGAGATCACTTGAGAACCCGCGACTAAAACCAGAAATTGAAAAATTCTTCAGATCTGAATCTGCTAATCGGGGCTATTCTCAGCCGGTTATTGAACGGGTTTGGTCAATTATCGAGGGCTTCAGCAGTTTCGGATTCTGCAAGGCACACGGAGCGGCCTTTGCCGTGCCTACCTATCAAAGTGCGTGGCTGAAGACCCATCACCCCACCGAATTTATGGCGGGGCTTTTCACCCATGACCCGGGCATGTACCCAAAGCGTCTTTTGCTCTCTGAGGCCCGGCGGCTAGGCGTGAAGTTGTTGCCGGTTGATGTAAATAAATCCACCGATGAATACCTCGTCGAAGAAGACGGGATCAGAATGGCAATCCACGAGATTCAGGGAATCAGTGAGGCTGAGGTGAAGCGAATACTGGAACACCGGCCGTATACAGACATTGGGGATTTTTATCTGCGCGCTAGACCGAGTAGAAGAACGCTCGAAAATCTGGCCCTAATCGGAGCACTGGACTCTCTGGCTAAAACAGAAAGCGGAAGCAATCGAGGAGACATACTGGCCAGGGTCAGGCAACTCAACGCGATTAAGAATCGGCCACTTCCCGAGTCCCAACAGCCAACCTTAGATTTCAATTTGATTGAGCAACTTCCACAGGGCAACCCAAACCCAAGTTCAGCGGAGCAAGTGGCTAGCGAACTAAGCATTTTGAAACTTGACGTTACCGAACATGTGCTTGAGCTCTATCGCCCAATGCTTGACGAAATGGGGGTTGTCAGGGCCGATGAACTGGTTGAGTTGCGCAGTAAAACCGAGGTTTTAGTGGCTGGAGTAAGGGTTGCAACCCAGACGCCACCTATGAAGTCGGGCAAACGCGTGGTTTTTGTTACCTTGGATGACGGTTCGGGATGCAGTGATAGTACATTTTTTGATGAAGCTCAAAAACGCTGCAGCCATATCCTGTTCAACACTCGACTAATTGTGATTGCCGGACAGACCAGGCGGACCGGCGTTAGGGGTGTTTCGATCATGGCTGAAAACGCCTGGGACATCAGAGAGCTTTGGAATCAGTGGCTAGCTAAACAAGCTGCAAGTTAG
- a CDS encoding Bax inhibitor-1/YccA family protein — MSISHNPLFNRAMQTGVEAARIDQAAVDAEFAKITSTPKMTVEGTAGKVFGLFLILVATAAATWVIPALQALFMPALFVGLGLGLWATFSKQVRPAVIIAYAAVEGVVIGGISAIYEAQYPGIVQNAVLGTFATAGAMFAAYRFGWIKVNARFTRVMTFALMGYMGFAIINLIVGMIAGNAGVYSSGFAWLAGLAGVVLAAFTLNLDFEAIVDGSRRGMPVENEWRAAFGLTASMIWLYLEILRLLAIFNRD; from the coding sequence ATGTCTATTTCACACAACCCACTTTTTAATCGTGCAATGCAGACCGGTGTCGAAGCTGCCCGAATTGATCAGGCCGCAGTTGACGCTGAGTTCGCAAAAATTACCTCGACCCCAAAGATGACCGTAGAGGGTACTGCCGGCAAGGTGTTTGGCTTGTTCCTTATTTTGGTGGCAACTGCTGCGGCAACCTGGGTGATTCCTGCGCTACAGGCTCTGTTCATGCCTGCGCTCTTTGTTGGCCTTGGCCTCGGTCTTTGGGCAACCTTTTCAAAGCAGGTTCGTCCGGCAGTAATCATCGCGTACGCCGCTGTAGAAGGTGTAGTCATCGGTGGAATCTCGGCGATTTATGAGGCTCAGTATCCGGGCATTGTTCAAAATGCTGTACTTGGTACTTTTGCTACCGCGGGTGCCATGTTCGCCGCTTACCGTTTTGGTTGGATCAAGGTGAACGCCCGATTCACTCGAGTAATGACTTTTGCTCTGATGGGTTACATGGGCTTTGCGATCATCAACCTCATCGTTGGAATGATTGCTGGCAACGCTGGCGTTTACTCTTCAGGCTTTGCTTGGTTGGCTGGGCTCGCGGGCGTAGTGCTTGCAGCATTCACCCTAAACCTTGACTTTGAGGCGATCGTTGACGGTTCCCGTCGCGGTATGCCGGTTGAGAATGAGTGGCGTGCGGCATTTGGTTTGACCGCGTCGATGATCTGGCTTTACCTAGAGATTCTGCGGTTGCTCGCAATCTTTAATCGCGACTAA
- a CDS encoding alpha/beta hydrolase gives MAISASDLTRPHVWRPANDVAGSRTLLLLHGSGADEFDLLPLGKALDPNANLLSPRGLVRAEGANRFFMRYEDGSFDEAGIVRNSAELAEFLWVASGEYGFDSENVYAVGFSNGANAAGAMLLLQPDALKGIVAFGTTKSFEKTPFKKLPSLVGKRVWIANGEQDHYSPPERTEAMIQEFVGLGAKVELLMHPGGHTIAGEHVQQIARQLS, from the coding sequence ATGGCTATCTCAGCATCTGACTTAACTCGGCCGCACGTATGGCGCCCAGCAAATGACGTTGCAGGGTCTAGAACCCTGCTGTTACTGCATGGTTCGGGCGCTGATGAGTTCGACCTCCTTCCGCTTGGTAAGGCTCTTGATCCAAACGCGAACTTGTTGTCGCCCCGAGGTCTTGTGCGTGCTGAGGGCGCTAACCGTTTCTTCATGCGTTACGAAGATGGCAGTTTTGACGAGGCTGGTATTGTCCGCAACTCGGCTGAGCTAGCCGAGTTTCTATGGGTGGCCTCGGGGGAATATGGGTTCGACTCAGAGAATGTCTACGCGGTTGGTTTTTCTAATGGCGCTAACGCAGCCGGTGCCATGTTGCTGTTACAGCCGGACGCGCTCAAAGGAATCGTGGCCTTCGGTACGACCAAGTCGTTTGAGAAAACACCTTTCAAGAAATTGCCAAGTCTGGTCGGTAAGCGCGTTTGGATTGCGAACGGAGAGCAAGATCACTATTCGCCGCCGGAACGAACTGAAGCAATGATTCAGGAGTTTGTGGGTTTGGGCGCCAAGGTTGAGCTATTGATGCATCCGGGTGGGCACACAATTGCTGGTGAACATGTTCAGCAAATTGCCAGACAACTCTCATAA
- the deoC gene encoding deoxyribose-phosphate aldolase, producing the protein MSKTYRGLTRTQIAKTLDHSVLKPNASYTDVTVGAKVALDEDVASYCIRPMDVAVAHEVLKQSEVPVCTVIGFPHGSTTTATKVFETQEAISLGATEIDMVLNVSALISGDLDFVEADIAAVVSAARESRESIIVKVIFETALLTNEQIATACKLTEAGGADYVKTSTGFAAAGATLEHVALMKSCVGDRLKVKASGGVRTLDQVVDFIEAGASRCGTSIAAEILAEFDSKAV; encoded by the coding sequence ATGTCAAAGACTTACCGCGGACTCACCCGAACCCAAATTGCCAAGACGCTTGACCACTCGGTTTTGAAGCCGAATGCAAGCTACACCGATGTAACCGTTGGTGCCAAAGTTGCCCTCGATGAGGATGTTGCTTCTTACTGCATTCGTCCGATGGATGTTGCTGTGGCTCACGAGGTTTTGAAGCAGTCCGAAGTGCCAGTGTGCACCGTGATTGGGTTTCCACACGGATCAACTACAACCGCCACCAAGGTTTTTGAGACTCAGGAGGCAATATCTCTGGGTGCTACCGAAATCGACATGGTGCTGAATGTTTCTGCGCTGATTTCAGGTGACCTAGATTTCGTTGAGGCTGATATTGCGGCCGTAGTTTCGGCTGCCAGAGAGTCGCGCGAATCAATCATCGTCAAGGTTATTTTTGAAACCGCCTTGCTAACCAATGAGCAAATTGCCACAGCCTGCAAACTCACCGAGGCAGGCGGTGCCGACTACGTAAAGACCTCTACTGGCTTTGCTGCCGCGGGAGCGACGCTAGAGCACGTTGCCCTGATGAAGAGCTGTGTAGGAGACAGATTAAAGGTCAAGGCATCAGGTGGTGTCAGGACTCTTGATCAGGTGGTCGATTTTATTGAAGCGGGTGCTTCTCGCTGTGGCACCTCGATTGCTGCTGAGATCCTGGCTGAGTTCGACTCCAAGGCTGTTTAG
- a CDS encoding DUF167 domain-containing protein has translation MRITVQVKPGSKKGPLIENSPDGTLVVFLQQRAVDGAANEGLIALLAKHFGVSKSRVFIEAGHASRIKRVSIDN, from the coding sequence ATGCGCATCACGGTTCAAGTCAAACCGGGCTCAAAAAAGGGGCCACTGATTGAGAATTCCCCCGATGGAACCCTAGTGGTCTTTCTTCAACAGCGGGCCGTCGATGGCGCGGCTAACGAGGGGCTTATCGCCCTGTTGGCTAAACACTTCGGCGTTTCAAAGTCGAGAGTGTTCATAGAAGCTGGGCATGCATCACGCATTAAACGAGTCTCAATCGACAACTAG
- a CDS encoding RpiB/LacA/LacB family sugar-phosphate isomerase → MANDHAGRGLKNEIKTLLESWGHEVVDFGTHTDDPADLPDFVYPAAMAVARGEVDRGIFVDGVGYGSAMIANKVSGVYAAVCQDSFCAELARSHSDTNVLCLGGKIIGSAIALEIVRVWMETEWLGRDEPKYARRVQKVVDINNAQLVAVK, encoded by the coding sequence ATGGCAAACGATCACGCAGGGCGTGGACTAAAAAATGAAATCAAGACATTGCTAGAGAGCTGGGGCCACGAGGTAGTCGATTTCGGCACCCACACCGATGACCCAGCTGATCTTCCAGACTTTGTCTATCCGGCAGCGATGGCGGTAGCTCGCGGAGAGGTAGACCGCGGCATTTTCGTCGACGGTGTTGGTTACGGTAGCGCCATGATAGCTAATAAGGTGTCGGGAGTTTATGCGGCAGTTTGCCAGGATTCATTCTGCGCTGAGTTGGCCCGGTCCCACTCTGACACCAACGTTTTGTGCCTCGGCGGAAAAATCATCGGTTCGGCTATTGCCCTCGAAATCGTTCGAGTCTGGATGGAGACCGAATGGCTTGGACGCGACGAACCGAAGTACGCCCGCAGAGTACAAAAAGTTGTGGACATCAATAATGCCCAGTTGGTAGCCGTAAAGTAG
- the rsfS gene encoding ribosome silencing factor → MTATAQAIKTANLAANAAADKLAENIIALDITAVMPLTDIYVLASGRNERQVSAISDNIEEVMLENGFKLLHREGKELGRWILLDFGDVVCHVMHEEDRMFYSLERLYSDQPVVKLDIVPAAENLL, encoded by the coding sequence GTGACCGCAACCGCTCAAGCAATCAAAACCGCCAATCTAGCAGCCAATGCCGCCGCAGATAAATTGGCCGAAAACATCATTGCTCTCGACATCACAGCGGTAATGCCGCTCACCGACATCTACGTATTGGCTTCTGGCCGAAACGAACGTCAGGTATCGGCAATCTCTGACAACATCGAAGAAGTCATGCTTGAGAACGGCTTCAAGTTGCTACACCGCGAAGGTAAAGAACTAGGGCGTTGGATTCTTCTTGACTTTGGCGATGTTGTTTGCCACGTCATGCATGAAGAAGACCGCATGTTCTATTCACTAGAGCGTCTTTACAGCGACCAGCCAGTGGTTAAGTTGGACATAGTTCCGGCAGCTGAAAACTTGTTGTAA
- the nadD gene encoding nicotinate-nucleotide adenylyltransferase: MSHARLGVMGGTFDPIHYGHLVAANEVAFALNLDHVVFVPTGQPWQKNSVSDAAHRFEMTRLAIEGNPDFSVSRVDVDRSGATYAVDTVADIAAENPEAELFFITGADALADIFSWKDPERLLKLAKFIGVSRPGHELSVPRGAEDAVTLVEISALAISSTDIRERVLQGKPTRYLLPDAVLDYITEHQLYEGNK, from the coding sequence ATGAGCCACGCTCGATTGGGAGTGATGGGTGGCACCTTTGACCCAATTCACTACGGCCACTTGGTTGCGGCCAACGAGGTCGCATTCGCGCTGAATCTGGATCACGTTGTTTTCGTTCCGACCGGGCAGCCTTGGCAAAAAAACTCAGTTTCTGATGCTGCTCACCGCTTCGAAATGACCCGGTTGGCGATCGAGGGAAATCCCGATTTCTCAGTTAGTCGGGTTGACGTTGACCGGAGCGGAGCAACTTATGCCGTCGACACCGTGGCAGACATTGCCGCCGAAAACCCAGAAGCTGAACTTTTCTTCATTACCGGTGCAGACGCGCTAGCTGATATCTTTAGCTGGAAGGATCCGGAACGACTCCTGAAACTGGCAAAATTCATCGGTGTTTCGAGGCCAGGTCATGAGCTTTCCGTACCTCGGGGTGCAGAGGACGCAGTGACCTTGGTTGAAATTTCTGCCTTGGCTATCTCTTCAACCGACATTCGCGAGAGAGTTCTTCAGGGTAAGCCAACCAGGTATCTGCTACCGGATGCGGTTCTTGATTACATTACTGAGCACCAACTTTATGAGGGGAACAAGTGA
- a CDS encoding glutamate-5-semialdehyde dehydrogenase, protein MVTAIEKIRLAKGASASLGQASTATKNEALRQIAELLPVRADEIIAANAKDLAKGQAEGMTDSLQDRLRLDHGRIQAIADAVRDIIALPDPIGDVIRGMSLPNALKLTQVRVPLGVIGVIYEARPNVTIDIAVLAIKSGNATVLRGGRAAENTNAVLVALLQDALALAGLDSAAIQTVDEFGRDGGVEMMRAVGLIDVLIPRGGAGLIRQVVDEAKVPVIQTGDGVVHIYIDETARLDWAVEIVHNAKVQRPSVCNAAETLLIHENAVERILPAVLDRLAESGVRIHGDEATQDAFFAAIPATEDDWSAEYHDLDIAVRVVKDLDEALVHIAQYSTKHTEAIITENVTNAERFLNEVDASTVMVNASTRFTDGGEFGFGAEVGISTQKLHARGPMGLPELTSTKWLVRGTGQVRA, encoded by the coding sequence ATGGTTACTGCAATTGAGAAAATTCGCCTCGCGAAGGGAGCTTCGGCTTCTTTGGGTCAGGCATCAACTGCCACAAAAAATGAGGCACTGCGTCAGATTGCTGAACTGCTTCCGGTTCGCGCGGATGAAATCATCGCAGCTAATGCCAAAGACCTTGCCAAAGGCCAGGCTGAGGGTATGACCGATAGCCTCCAAGACCGTTTGAGGTTAGATCACGGTCGAATTCAGGCCATTGCAGACGCCGTTCGAGACATCATCGCGCTACCGGACCCGATTGGCGATGTAATCCGTGGCATGTCTCTACCAAATGCTCTAAAACTCACTCAGGTTCGAGTTCCACTTGGCGTTATCGGGGTAATTTACGAGGCCCGCCCGAATGTGACCATTGACATTGCGGTTCTGGCAATCAAGAGCGGGAATGCAACTGTGCTTAGAGGTGGCCGCGCTGCCGAAAACACCAATGCTGTGCTAGTCGCGCTCCTGCAGGATGCCCTTGCTCTTGCCGGTCTCGACAGTGCCGCGATCCAGACTGTCGACGAGTTTGGTCGAGATGGCGGCGTTGAGATGATGCGCGCGGTGGGTTTGATCGATGTCTTGATTCCACGCGGCGGTGCCGGTCTGATTCGTCAGGTCGTTGATGAGGCCAAGGTTCCGGTAATTCAAACTGGCGATGGAGTCGTGCACATCTACATCGACGAAACCGCACGGTTGGACTGGGCTGTTGAGATTGTGCACAATGCCAAGGTGCAGCGCCCATCAGTGTGTAATGCCGCCGAAACCCTATTGATTCACGAGAATGCTGTGGAGCGGATTCTTCCGGCTGTTCTTGATCGCCTGGCTGAGTCTGGTGTTCGAATTCACGGTGATGAGGCAACTCAGGATGCCTTTTTTGCGGCGATTCCGGCAACAGAAGACGACTGGTCTGCCGAGTATCACGACCTAGACATTGCGGTTCGCGTGGTGAAAGACCTAGATGAGGCCTTGGTGCACATCGCCCAGTATTCGACCAAGCACACCGAAGCGATTATTACCGAAAATGTGACCAACGCAGAGCGTTTTCTGAACGAAGTTGACGCCTCGACCGTCATGGTCAACGCATCGACTCGATTCACCGATGGCGGAGAGTTTGGTTTCGGCGCCGAAGTTGGTATTTCGACCCAAAAGCTTCACGCACGTGGACCAATGGGCCTGCCTGAGCTGACCTCAACCAAGTGGCTAGTCCGCGGAACTGGTCAGGTTAGAGCCTAA
- the proB gene encoding glutamate 5-kinase, with protein sequence MGLQDRSELAAAKRVVVKVGSSSISGANEGKLELLVDALAAAHQRGTEVILVSSGAIATGMPLLGFETKPEDLPTSQALASVGQSRLISRYQQSLEKYGIVAGQVLLTSGDLEAQETRENARHAMDRLVSLRVLPIVNENDTVATQEIRFGDNDRLAALVAALVKADALILLSDVDALYDMPPAKPGAKRIDYVGFDEDLSGIEIGGSSSVVGTGGAVTKVSAARIATDSGVSVLLTSTDLVSEALLGAEVGTWFESDPSINN encoded by the coding sequence TTGGGACTTCAGGACAGAAGCGAACTGGCTGCGGCTAAGCGAGTTGTTGTCAAAGTTGGATCATCTTCAATCAGTGGTGCCAACGAAGGCAAACTTGAGCTGCTAGTAGACGCACTGGCTGCTGCTCACCAGCGCGGCACTGAGGTAATCCTGGTGTCTTCTGGTGCAATCGCGACCGGAATGCCTTTGCTGGGCTTTGAAACTAAGCCTGAAGATCTACCTACCTCGCAAGCCTTGGCCTCAGTGGGGCAAAGCCGACTGATCTCTCGTTACCAGCAGAGCCTCGAGAAGTACGGAATTGTTGCTGGTCAGGTCCTGCTAACTTCTGGTGACCTTGAAGCTCAAGAAACCCGCGAGAATGCACGGCACGCCATGGACAGACTCGTTTCTCTTCGCGTCTTGCCGATTGTCAACGAAAATGACACCGTTGCCACCCAAGAGATTCGTTTTGGCGACAACGATCGGCTCGCGGCACTGGTCGCTGCTTTGGTTAAGGCTGATGCCTTGATTCTGCTCAGCGATGTTGATGCGCTCTACGACATGCCACCGGCAAAGCCTGGTGCCAAGCGCATCGATTATGTCGGCTTTGACGAGGATCTTTCAGGTATTGAAATCGGCGGAAGCAGTTCTGTCGTTGGCACCGGGGGTGCAGTTACCAAGGTTTCTGCGGCACGCATTGCCACCGATTCAGGCGTATCCGTGTTGCTGACCAGCACCGACCTTGTCTCAGAGGCCTTACTTGGTGCCGAGGTTGGCACCTGGTTTGAGTCTGACCCTTCAATCAATAACTAA
- the obgE gene encoding GTPase ObgE, translating into MVSFVDQVTLHVRAGDGGDGCVSVKREKFKPLAGPDGADGGKGGSISLISDPNVTTLLDFHFHPHRAAGDGGDGAGDFRNGHHGESLQLSVPVGTVVKDARGRVIADLDEPGVELIIAEGGIGGLGNAALSSSKRKAPGFALFGVPGWRGDIILELKSVADVALVGYPSAGKSSLIAALSAARPKIADYPFTTLHPNLGVVQAGDTRFTIADVPGLIEGASEGKGLGLQFLRHVERCAALLHVIDCATLEPNRDPITDLDKILKELDAYEVPEGEIPLTKRPQLIALNKADVPDAKELAEFVRPDLEARGYKVFIISAVSKEGLRELNFALAKLVEDARREKEAEPVKPRIHLMQAKRDESKFEIRREEIGGEEIFRVLGPKPERWVHQTNFANEEAIGYLADRLGKIGLEQELFKAGAVAGSTVVIGPDKGIVFDWEPAIASNAELIAGPRGTDARFDMRERRTTKERRATYKERMDAKAELREEMRKEGVAGIWSAPEDFEKED; encoded by the coding sequence TTGGTTTCATTTGTCGACCAAGTGACCCTTCACGTGCGCGCCGGCGATGGCGGAGACGGCTGTGTTTCTGTAAAGCGTGAAAAGTTCAAGCCACTTGCTGGCCCAGATGGTGCCGACGGTGGCAAGGGCGGCAGCATCAGCCTGATTTCCGATCCAAACGTCACCACGCTTTTGGATTTCCACTTTCACCCTCACCGCGCTGCTGGTGACGGCGGCGACGGCGCCGGCGATTTCAGAAATGGTCACCATGGTGAAAGCCTCCAGCTTTCGGTTCCAGTAGGAACCGTAGTGAAGGACGCCCGCGGAAGAGTCATCGCCGACCTTGATGAGCCTGGCGTTGAGCTAATCATCGCTGAGGGCGGAATCGGTGGCCTTGGAAATGCCGCACTATCCAGCTCAAAGCGTAAGGCGCCTGGTTTTGCACTGTTTGGTGTACCAGGATGGCGCGGGGACATCATCCTCGAGCTCAAGAGCGTTGCGGATGTTGCTCTGGTTGGTTATCCAAGCGCCGGCAAGTCATCGCTGATCGCGGCGCTGTCTGCAGCCCGCCCAAAGATTGCCGACTACCCGTTCACAACTTTGCACCCAAACCTAGGTGTGGTTCAGGCCGGTGACACTCGATTCACTATCGCCGATGTTCCAGGTCTAATCGAAGGTGCCAGCGAGGGTAAGGGGCTTGGTCTACAGTTCCTTCGCCACGTCGAGCGTTGTGCAGCCTTGCTTCACGTAATTGACTGTGCAACCCTCGAGCCAAACCGTGACCCAATCACCGATTTGGACAAAATTCTCAAGGAGCTTGATGCCTATGAGGTGCCTGAGGGTGAGATTCCGCTTACCAAGCGCCCTCAACTAATTGCACTCAATAAGGCCGATGTTCCTGACGCCAAGGAACTAGCTGAATTCGTTCGACCAGATCTAGAGGCCCGCGGGTACAAGGTCTTCATCATCTCGGCAGTAAGCAAAGAGGGTCTTCGTGAGCTTAACTTTGCCTTGGCCAAGCTGGTTGAAGATGCCCGTCGTGAAAAAGAAGCCGAACCTGTTAAGCCACGCATCCACCTGATGCAGGCAAAGCGCGATGAATCAAAGTTTGAGATTCGTCGCGAGGAAATCGGAGGAGAGGAAATCTTCCGAGTCCTAGGTCCGAAGCCAGAGCGTTGGGTTCACCAAACCAACTTTGCCAACGAAGAAGCGATTGGTTACTTGGCTGACCGCTTGGGCAAGATTGGCCTCGAGCAAGAGCTTTTCAAGGCTGGTGCTGTCGCCGGTTCTACCGTTGTGATCGGTCCAGACAAGGGCATCGTCTTTGACTGGGAGCCTGCGATTGCCTCGAATGCAGAACTAATTGCTGGTCCACGCGGAACTGACGCCCGTTTTGACATGCGCGAACGCCGTACCACCAAGGAACGCCGCGCAACCTACAAAGAACGCATGGATGCTAAGGCAGAATTGCGTGAGGAAATGCGCAAAGAGGGTGTGGCCGGAATTTGGTCAGCACCTGAGGACTTCGAAAAGGAAGACTAA